The genomic region ttgctgatgagaatgcagaaaaataaagagaaatctagataattccactttagtcctagctttattaagtaaattttgcaattttccaattttgcccttaattctccttattttcttgctgatttcatgccttgCCGTCCACCCCaaagagaccttgggtctatttacttttaaaccctctttcctttatcatttaagctatttaatcatttctcacaattttacatttgatacaatttagtcctttttgttcaattaactatcagaactttaaaatttcttgacgaaactttaatactaacttattaacgctccataaatatttataaaaatatttatggctcgattaaaATTCGAGGTCTtaatacctcgttttcgattctaattattttaatatttatttttagtacgcTATTCACTATTAAATTTTTTTCCTAACtttacatttaacttatactcactaaattaataatatttcctactcatttgtcggatttagtgatctcaaatcactgttctgacaccactaaaaattaggctgttacaacagCCATCAGAAAGTTTGAGGATCAAaatgatagaatttgtaaatgtgaatgattgattttattgaattgtttagaATTAAGATCGAATTGATAGAATATAtaagtattaaggactaaatatgttattatacctATTAGAAATAAAGGCTATTCATTATTAATTTAACAGCAGATGACCAGAACAAAGACAAATTCAAATGTCAAggcctaaataaaaaaaatttaaagttagatgaccaaaacaaaaatataaGCATAATTGGGTCACCATTTACATAATTTAcgcttaatatttatatattacggAAATTTATTATTActtcaaaatttatgaaaattttaattagtttCCTAAAATTTTACAAATCTAGTTAAGTCTCTTaattttttttgataattttaactCTTCTTTTAAAATAAATCTTAATTATTATAAATTCTCATCAaaccctttaaaaattttaaaatattaattaaatctttaaaattttaaattaaacattCTAAAATTTAATGTCGATTATGCAGAATGATTGGTTAATTCCTTTGGCTAGGCAGATATGCAGGATGTCCATTTTGTCTGTCCAACAACATTATGGTCTTTCATTGCAGGATTGGTGGAGTGTGAAAGCCACATTCCGTGCCATTTGATATGCTCATTAAGTTGTATTTGGAAGGATAGTGAGATTGACTTCAACATGGTAAAAATAATATAGTGGATGTGATTAATTAATATAGGAGTGCGATTGAATATTATAttagtaatattaaaattaatatcgaGATATGTATTTAAATTTAATGATAACTATATTGATGAAGGAGATTAAAATTAACTATCAATGAAATTAAGGTATGTTGTACTAGTTTTATTACTGTGTGATGCATTTAGTTTatggtattaaataattaaagtatattaaattatttaacagTAAGTTTAAAAATGTAAAAGGAGCATTAATTGAATGCTTTTTAAgttaaactaaaaataataatttttatgtaatttCTTCAAACAATGAATATTAACTCTATTTCAATTTAGCTTTATGTGATTATTTAtaacaaaattataattaaattgttttatttattaataaattaactaatttaatatagtCCTTATAATAGAGACTTCATACATATTTTCACTTATAATATTGCATTTTCATTTAATTGCCTGAATATATTCAAAAAGAATACCCACCGTTAGTAACTATGGAGACTGTAAGAAGTTTTCATGCGTTGTGTTGAACCTAGGCTTGATTCCAAAATTTTTCTAAGCCTGAGTTTGAGCTGTCCAATGATCCATTACGctgtatatttaaatttaattaaaaaacacataaataaatttgatcttgGGTTGAGTTGGGAGTCTGTCCAAAAAGTGAGAGGGTTTGagcaaaaatataggctcgaaaaataagtttggacaaaaaaaaattCCGTTTAGAAAATGAGTTAGGTCTCAAGTAAGCTTTTTTTAGCCCGAGCTTAGCTCTGCTTGACTTTGTAAAGAAAAAACTGTTGTTGTTTTGCTATTGTTTTTCCATTATTTTGCAGCTATTTCACTATTATACTGCTACTATTTTGTTCTTActatttagatattgtataactcttattttatagttaattttgctactattttagagacTTTTGCTCGTTAAGTTAcacttatcttagtgttatttaagtacgatttttttaatttagtttaaatttgttggaaaatatttattttaatatttttaatttatttgatgtattataatttttaaatttatttttatataaaaaataatatgggtGAGCtgggcttgagcaaaattttaaacttatatttttaaactgGGCCAAGCCCGGGCCCATGATTACCTCTCTATACAAACatcaatataaaattattaatatattatttattaaacatCATAATAAAACGGGCCGGACTGAccgaaaattaaaaatattaaacagaAGCCTATCCCAAAATAAATCAGGCCACCCGGGTCAGGCAGGGCGGCCCGGTTGAGCACTGTCATTTGCACGTGCAATTCAACCGCTTCAATTTGATGCGGACATGCAAAAACCCTAACACCTACTTTGGCAATGTTTAATACACATTGACACCCACCACTATATAATCCTCACTTTCTATCGACTCTTCCCCTCACAAAACCCTAAACCTCCAAACTCCAAAAATATCCTCTTTGAAGTAGGGTTTTTGTAACTTCTTTTGCTGATATTCAGCCGCTGTTTCTTATATCTCTCTTTTAATCCCATAAAAATCATAAGTCAGTTTTGAAAATCTCCTTAAGTCTTCTTAAACTATGGGAAAATCAAGCAAGAAATCAAACCCCAAAGTActattttttctcttcttttattttattaaaagattCTCCAGTTGGTTTAATGTGTTTTTCTTTTAAGTAGTTTTTAATGGCTTAAATTTGTGTACTTTTTTCATAGGTTGAAGCAGCTCCTGCTGTAGCTGCTCCTAAATCTGGAAAGAaaggtatttatttttatataattattgttGTTGGGTTTTgagttttaaatatgtttttgttGTTGGGTTTTGAGTTTTAAATATGTGTTTGTTGTATAATCCGTAATGTGTGATAAAGTTTCAAGATTTTTAGAATGATTTTCATTGTATGAGAACTGgttgttttatgttttttattgttCTTTGTGTTTGGGAAACTATTCATTTGTtggtttgtttttgtttttcatGTATTTATTTGATTGTATAGGTAAGAGAGATGCTGAAGAAACTCCCGAAAAACAAGTGGCTGCAAAGAAGCAGAAGAAAAACGATGGAGTGGCACAGGCTATTGTGAAGAAAGAGGTTGAAGCTAAGACTCAGAAGAAGGAGGAGGAAACTAGTAGTTCTTCCGATGACTCTTCAGAATCCGAAGATGTATGCGAAAACCAACTATGATTATGTATTTGTTCATGATATTGATTTATGCTGATAGTTCACTTTTCATGAGCTTTTAGCTCCCATTTCTCTTTTAAGTACCTATGCTATGCATTCATAGAATAGTAAAATGAAGCATATAAAGGTACATTTGTATCTGTTTTTGCTATTTTATTGTTGTTTTGTTTTGTTCAGGAACCTGCACCAGTGAAGAAACAGGCTGCTGTCGTGAAGAATGGATCTGTACCTGCAAAGAAAGCAAAACAAGCTAGCAGTTCTGATTCTTCTGACTCGAGTAGTGAGGAAGATTCATCCTCCGATGAAGTGAGTATTATGCTCCTATGTAATTTGGACTAAGGGTGTGAGTCCATGTGTCGGATGCTGTACTTAAAAGGGGAAAATAGAGACCGCGTAACACTAATATTTGTATGGTTGTAGGATGTTCCTTTTTTTGATTGTTGACATTCAATTTTTTGGTTTTACAGGAAGCTCCTGCCAAGAATACAAAGCCTGTAGTTGCTAAAAAGGCTGCTGTTCCAGCGGCTAAGACAGTGAAAGCCGATAGCAGTTCGGATTCTTCTTCTGACGATGATTCTGATGAGGATGATGTTAGTATTGAGACAAATAGTATAGGTAGCATGTAAGAATTACTATAGAATATCTTGAATTTATCTTTATTGTTGGGTTTTGATTTATAGGAACCTGCTGCAAAAAAAGAAGTAGCAGCTGCTAAAAATGGTGCAGCACCTGTTAAGAAAGCAGAGTCTTCAGATTCTTCAGATGCAGATAGCAGCTCGGATGAAGATGATGTAAGTGCTGGATTGTTGAATGATGGTTGCTTTTCAATTTGATTGGGAGTATGTTTTAAAAACTTTAGCTTATAAATGTAATGTTTTTTATATGCAGGAAAAATCAAAGCCTGCTCCTAAGAAAGCACCAACTGCTGTTAATAAAAAGGAGTCTAGTGATAGTTCAGAAAGTGACAGCTCTTCGGATGAAGATGTTGTGAGTGTTGGGATGCCTATAATAGACTAGGGGTCCTTATAAGACCCATATTTTCTGCTGGTATTTAGTTATTATCAATCTTTATAATTCCACTAACTGAATATATATACGTGTGTAGAAACCTCCTCCAAAGAACGTACCTTCAGCGACTGCAAAGGCTAAAACTGAATCTAGCGACAGCAGCTCTGAGGAGGATTCTGATGTAGAGGTGTGATATCTCATTCATAAGGTTCTCggttcaatttatttatttatttcatatatgATATTGATGCCGTTGCACTAATCTAGGATGTAAAGAAAGCACCTGCTGTGAAGAAAGCTTCTGCTCCTCCCCCCAAGAAGGTTGAGGATTCCAGCAGTGACTCCTCTGATGACAGTGAGTCTGAGGATGAAGAGGTGTGCTTTATTGTTCGAAGAATGGGGTGTATCTGGTTACTCTTAACTTTCTATTTAACTTGTACTAATTTGGCAATCTGTTCATTTCACACTGTAGGCTCTTAAGAAGGAGGCTAAAGTTGCTAAAAAAGCAAGCAGTAGTGAAGAGGAAGAATCTGAGGAATCAGATGATGACGAGGAAAGTGACGAAGAAGAAGCTCCAAAGAAAAAAGTACAATTTTTTTAGGAACCTATGTTCTGTATGATACTTTTTGTAGGTTGTAATGATTGTCTAATGCATTATTGCACTTTTATATTGGAATCAGGACACAGATGTGGAAATGGTCGATGCTACAACACCTGCCAAGCAGGACTTGAAGTCTGCAAAGAAAGCTGTAAGTACTAGTTTCCTGTTAAGTTTCCTTTAAATGTCCACCTCAGCTTGTTATTGATCATTTTGTCAAGTTGGTCAGAATCTGATCATTGTTTTTCTGCAGCCCCAAACACCTGTAACTCCTCAAACCCAATCCACAGGATCGAAGACACTGTTTGTTGGAAACTTATCCTTTCAAATTGAAGAAGCTGATGTGTATGTTTAGGTTCTCTGGTCCCTCTAAAGTTATCTTTTTTggaatataaatttcatcttttctATGTTATACACTGCAGAAGGAATTTCTTTAAAGATGCTGGTGAAGTCGTCGAAGTTCGTTTTTCCTCTGATGCTGAGGGGAACTTTAAGGGCTATGGACATGTTGAATTTGCCACTGCAGAGGCTGCACAGAAAGTAGGTTTCTTGTATTTATAACATAGATATCTGATGCATAAGCTAACTTTTTGTTTGTGTATTCTGCAAGTAATCGGTTAATGTTTTTGTGTCGAGTTCTTGCATATGTAATAGCATATTTTGCAAGTATATGACTTGCATGCTTGTGAATGccataatttcataaaaatcgATCCTATATGCATGGGATATATAGCCGTTGTAAAGTTATTAACTAACATCATACCCTTTTCAGGCCCTGGAGTTGAATGGGGAATATTTGATGAACCGTGCTGTTAGACTTGATTTGGCTCGTGAAAGGGGTGCATATACACCATACAGTGGGTAAGTTTTCCCTACTTCAATTCGTGAATTGGTGtctgtgtatatatatatcttgtaGACCCTTGATCTAGAAGTAgctatttaattcaattaattttttcaaCCGATTTCCTGCACCTTTCTTGTGCAGCAATGGGAACAATTCATTCCAGAAAGGTGGAAAAGGTCAATCTCGAACAATATTCGTCAAAGGACTTGATGCATCACTTGATGAGGATACGGTTAGCTGTTTTTGCTTTAAATATTAGTTTCCGTTGCTCTGTTCTTCCTCCATCTGTTTTTCTGAATTTGTTTGTATTTATTTCTGTTGTGCCTGAAACATTTGCAGATCAGGAATTCCTTGCAAGAACACTTTGGTTCTTGTGGAGAGATTTCTAGGGTGGCTATACCAACAGATCGGGATTCCGGTGCTGTGAAAGGGTTAGTATTATGAAAATATATGCTCTGCTGTTATTTCATCTGAGTATCCTCAAATGATGCCATATCCCTCTCTTGGGTTACGAGTATACAAGGATATGACCATCCAAGGATCCTCCTATACATTAAAATCTTGTACCGTATTCAAGAATGGTCATATCCTTCCCATAATGCCCGTCTTAAACACATACTATTTTCCACAGTCGCACCCGAGTAAATCTTGGAATGTTAATGTCTTTGAAGTATGCATTTTATTTCTAGTGGAACTCCATATCTGATCATATGCAAACCAATTTGCAGTTTTGCTTACTTGGATTTCAAAGATGAGGGTAGTTTGAACAAAGCTCTAGAACTTGATGGATCAAAACTTAATAATCAATCCTTGTCCGTGGATGAGGCAAAACCTAAAGGCGATTTTGGCAGTGGAAGAGGTGGTGGTAGGAGTGGTGGATGGAGTGGAGGAAGGGATGGCAGTGGCCGTGGAGGTCGCGGTGGTCGGGGAGGAAGGGATGGTGGTGGCCGCGGTGGTAGGCGTGGCGGTGGTGGTCGGTTTGGTGGTGGCAGAGGTGGACGTGGAACACCTTATAATAAGCCAAACCTTGCTGCTGCTGGCACAGGTATTATTATGTTACTCCAGCATGTTTTGCttttcttagtgtttaaaaatCATGATCAGTCATTAGAATTCGATTGGTGGTCCGAACTGGTTGGACCATTTAGTTTGTTTAAAAAgtccttaaaaataaaaaacccgGTTTAACTGGTTCAACCTGTTTGTACCAGTTTTGGGTTTTAACTggttcaaaataattttttggaCTGGTACTTTGGTTGGTTCCTGGTCCAAACTGGTTCGGTTCAGACATTATTGGATTGGTTCAACTGGGGGAATCCTACATCTTGGTTTAAACGAGATTAATGAGCCGAACTTGGTTTAAACCGGGAAAATGAGAAAAAAGGGTTTAGACCAATTAAAAACCGGAATTTTCTATTATTGCTAAATCAAATTATAATTTACTTGAAATGCAGGAAGGAAGACTACTTTTAATGATGAGGATTAATGAAGTTGGAGGTTCCAATTAGCTATGTTTAATTGTTTTTGGTCATGTACCAAAAAGAAATGGTTTTGGTTTAGATTAAGCTTTGTTTTGTTATTATATCTTAATTAATTAGTATGTTGAATCTCACAGTTTTATTATTATATGCCTTGTACTAGAATTTTCCCaacaattttatatattttgcaaGTCTAGTAAATTTTCCCATTTGTCTAGTGTCTATCTGGTATACACTATTTTCGAACCATTTATATATTTTGCAATATTTATAATATTCAATTTTGTTTTATTGGCTTATTTATTGTTaactattataattatttttgttaataTAAAACTCTCTTTGATCGGTATCATAGTAGATGATGTAAAtacttttaattttcaaattaaaatttattgtttttgttaatattaaatttttattgaaattatttttaaagtcaaatatattattttaagtgtATTTTTTTGGATTTAGAATTTTAGTTATATTTCTTTATGATAGTTAATTTCTTTAGTTTATGTTTtcgtaattttattatttacaaatttaaaaatttagttatgtatattttataattaaatagttTTGAAATAGATGCTATTGGAGCTCATCTTTTCTAGAAGGCTTCCCGTTGGTTGTTTATAGCGTAATTTATGAGTTAAACAGAAAAttggtaattttttataattacttCGTATGTTTCATTAAATTcgtttatattttgattttagtataaatatttgtctaaattttaaatatatttttataaaatttgtttaattaaaataattataatgtagttataattaaaataattatataatttatattaactgTAGGAACAATTTTGAAGAGATAAGCCTAAGGTCAATTCGCCCATATTTCTAATCGATCACCGAAATTTAATTCTATTTAGAGATTAACActgaaatttaattctttttagaaCTTTCATTGACAATTGGCGGAAGTTAAAATaggaattttatatattttcatggTCAAAACTCGCCTAATTTAATTGAGGAATTTTGAGTTTAATGCTGATAATCATACTtttaagagaaagaaagaaagaagacaaTATTTTATTAAGAGAAAGTCTCGTATACGATTAAAGgtttccatttttttattttctattatccTCATTTATTTTTTGTTAATTCAGTTTCCTAAATTGAAtgctttttctatttattttgttttctttctcatttTTATACAGATctaagatttttttaattaatttaagggTCTAATTTTGAGTTTTCAATCAATTCGatagaaatttaaaaaagaaCAATTAGATTATCTGTTCTCAATGTGTTCTAGATTCTTTAAATTTCGATTCAATAACTAAAAAAATGGAGTATGGAAGATCGAATAAGGGGGAGTGATGAAATTAGGATAATGAAATAGGAATTTGTGTTTTTTTTGAAGGAAATTTGGAAATTGCAGATGGAAAGAGAAAGGTGTAATAGCATTGCAAATGGAGATTACAGTTACAGCGCAAATGGAATATACAGTAAAATTTGCAACGATTACAGTGTTTTAGAGAAAGAAAGGGATCAAAGTTCGCCGGATCTGTCGTTACGGGGTAATGGTTACATTGAACATCCCGTTTCCCGGTTCGATACTATGGCCGGCGTCGCCATCAAGTACGGCGTAGAGGTAACTGATTTTCATACTTTAGTTTAATGATTTAGGATTTTTTAAACTCTAATTGTTTATGGtagttcttttattatttttatacattataACTTGTTTAGTGCAAATCAATCTTTATAGCAATTTAGTTCAAATATTGGTAAAATATAAAAGACAGTATTAATCTTTAGTGTTTAAAATTGACTAAAAATTGAGTAATTTAGTTcttattatgtttttaaaatgttgaaatttgaattttttctttataaatattaaatttatatatgaattttgattaaaatgTATAACATAATATTGAATTTGGCGTAATTCtgcatatgattatatgtgcatggaatatataaagaaaaatggtGATATATCAATAACAATATTAATagtttgtgaaaaataaattatataaaaattcatatatatataattatacaaaattaaaatttatttatcatattgcacatttaaggtaaaagtaccatgagcTTCTGTATaagaaaaatgagcaaattaattCCAAGACATTAGATAACCGAGCAAATTGATGGAATTTTTAATAGAACTAATTTGCTCTTTGAACTAGtgtataataattaataaaactaATTGTTAacaataaaattgataaaatttttaataaaattaatttactatttaatctaaattaatttactaattttaaataaaaagataaaatgcaACTAACTCTTCAATAATAGTTTTACCCCACTTTTAACCAAAATCAAACTAAGTCAATATATTATAATGTTGATGTTTacctccatttaaaatttcatttctttgcttcaaaattaaatatagaaggattaaatttcttaattttataGTGGGATTAATTTGCCTTTTAACCTAAAATGATACCCTTTTTATAAATTATAGTTTGTCTAGGTATTGATAAATTGCTGCTGTTATGTGTGTGAAATAATCAGGTAGCTGATATAAAAAAGATGAACGGTCTGGTTACAGATTTTCAAATGTTTGCTCTTAAGTCAATTCAGATTCCTCTACCAGGGCGGCATCCACCGTCGCCTTGCTCGTCCAATGGTTGCGAAACAATAGTGTATTGCACCTTATTTCTCTTATAATTTCAATACTACTTGTTCTATGGACTGTTTAGCTTTGATAAAAGTATTTTGTATAAGGAGTTGAATTATATTTTActttttctatttaaaaaataggtaaattaatctCTTTACAATAGATCAAAGTAAattgatatttttgttaaaaattgaaTCCATTTGTATTGTTAGAAACTGATGTAGCTAACGGAATAACCAGATAATAATATACGACATGTCATGTGTACCTTATGTTGACATATGAAGACCAAATTTTAACAacagaaataggtgaaatttttaatagacggattagtttactctttaatctaTTGTACAGAggctaatttactaattttttagagagaataaaatataatttaacttctAATATAAGGACCTCCACGATACTTTTACCGTTATTCATTTTGATGGTTGTTAGAATTAGTTGTAATTTTCATTTTTGCACCTTTGCATGTTAATCTTCATGATTTGTTGTGATGCTTTCCTATGATTTTGAATTGAATGGTTAATTTGTGGGTATGCATTTCTCAAACCCTTTGATGCACTTTTTgttcttttctttatatatacactAATGTAGTAAGAAGCTGAAATTAGATTATCCTATTGCAAATGTTTCCTTTTGGTTATGAAGAAACTTATGTTAGAAAGTTTTTATATTTAGAATCTGCCTTTTGAATTAGAAAGCATCGAAAAAATTCTATGTAAAATTGACCAATTCGGAAAATACATGCTTGGCCTATTCATTAGTTGCTGATTGTGAAAGCTTTATTCTCTGGTGCTAATATGTATTAATGAACCTCTTCATGAGAACTCCATACTCAATGTTTCAGTCTCGTTTTCTACGACTGAA from Gossypium arboreum isolate Shixiya-1 chromosome 1, ASM2569848v2, whole genome shotgun sequence harbors:
- the LOC108483433 gene encoding nucleolin 1-like, with the protein product MGKSSKKSNPKVEAAPAVAAPKSGKKGKRDAEETPEKQVAAKKQKKNDGVAQAIVKKEVEAKTQKKEEETSSSSDDSSESEDEPAPVKKQAAVVKNGSVPAKKAKQASSSDSSDSSSEEDSSSDEEAPAKNTKPVVAKKAAVPAAKTVKADSSSDSSSDDDSDEDDEPAAKKEVAAAKNGAAPVKKAESSDSSDADSSSDEDDEKSKPAPKKAPTAVNKKESSDSSESDSSSDEDVKPPPKNVPSATAKAKTESSDSSSEEDSDVEDVKKAPAVKKASAPPPKKVEDSSSDSSDDSESEDEEALKKEAKVAKKASSSEEEESEESDDDEESDEEEAPKKKDTDVEMVDATTPAKQDLKSAKKAPQTPVTPQTQSTGSKTLFVGNLSFQIEEADVRNFFKDAGEVVEVRFSSDAEGNFKGYGHVEFATAEAAQKALELNGEYLMNRAVRLDLARERGAYTPYSGNGNNSFQKGGKGQSRTIFVKGLDASLDEDTIRNSLQEHFGSCGEISRVAIPTDRDSGAVKGFAYLDFKDEGSLNKALELDGSKLNNQSLSVDEAKPKGDFGSGRGGGRSGGWSGGRDGSGRGGRGGRGGRDGGGRGGRRGGGGRFGGGRGGRGTPYNKPNLAAAGTGRKTTFNDED